The DNA segment TGCCGAAGTCGACAGCCTCTCGTATGGCCTCTTGGGCCTTCGTCGTCATTCGCTCGATTTTCATGGCCCCTCGAAGCTAAGGCGGGTGCCCCGCCTAGCAAGGGGACGGCCAGGCAAGCGGCTTGCCAAAAACGCTGAAGGGCGCTGATGGGACGCCGAAGAGGCGCTGAAGGGATGACGAGCGAACAGGGCAGGTGAGCGATGCAGCAGCAGCGCCGTGTCAACCCCCCGGCCATGCGCATCGAGCGAGGGGCTCGACGCACGCACGCCCGGGCGCGGGGCCGAGGCGCCGCGCCCGGGCGCAGGAGCCGCGCCGGGCGCGCAGGAGCCGCGCGCCCTGGCCGTGGGGCTCAGATATCGAGGTTCTTCACGTTGAGCGCGTTCTGCTCGATGAAGTTGCGCCGCGGCTCGACCTGATCCCCCATCAGGATCGTGAAGAGCTCGTCCGTCTTCACCGCATCGTCGATGCGGACCTGGAGGAGAGTCCGAGCGTCCGGGTTCATCGTCGTTTCCCAGAGCTCGTCGGCGTTCATCTCGCCGAGGCCCTTGTAACGGCTGATCGAGATGCCCTTCTTGCCGCGCTCCTCGATGTACTCGACGAGCGACTCTCCGTTCTCCAGGGTCTCCTCGCCGCTCGAGGTGCGCGCCCGGTACGGGGGCGCGCCGATGGACCGGAGGTCCTGCTCGATCGACCAGGCTTCCTGGTACTCCGGCGAGTTCACCAGATCCCAGTCGATGACGCTCTTTCGCGCGCTCGCGCCCGGGCGCGGCACGACCTCGATCCGGCTCGTCCCGTGCTCCGTGTCCCGGGGCGTCGACAGCGTGAGCGGGAACAGGTCCGGATAGCGCTGCTTCAGGTAGGCGCGGAGCTCGTCGGCGGCCGCGGCGACCTTCTTGGTCTCGCGCAGATCGTCGCGCCCGAGCCCGCTCGACCGCAGCAGCGCCGCCACGATCCGCGCGTCACAGCGCTTGTCGATGTTGGAGAGCACGGCGCGGAACCGCTTCAGCCGCTGCGCCAGCCGGTAGAGCGGCTGGCCCGCGATGCCCGTCTGGGCGCCGCTGGCGACGATCTCGAGCCCGTCCACGGCGTTGCCCACGAGGAACTCGTCCAGGGCGCCCTGGTCCTTCAGGTACAGGTCCCGCTTGCCCTTGCGCACGCGGTAGAGCGGCGGCTGCGCGATGAACAGGTACCCCTTCTCCATGATCTCCGGCATCTGCCGGAAGAAGAAGGTCAGCAGCAGCGTGCGGATGTGGGATCCGTCGACGTCGGCGTCCGTCATCAGGATGATCTTCTGGTAGCGGAGCTTGTCGATCTCGAAGCCGCCGGCGTCGTTGATCCCACAGCCGAGCGCGGTGATCAGCGTGCCCACCTCGGCGGAGCTCAGCATCCGGTCGAGCCGCGCGCGCTCGACGTTCAGGATCTTCCCCTTCAGCGGGAGGATCGCCTGGAAGTGCCGGTCGCGCCCCATCTTGGCGCTGCCGCCGGCGCTCTCGCCCTCGACGATGTAGATCTCGCTCTTCTCCGGGTCCTTGGACTGGCAGTCGGCGAGCTTGCCCGAGAGCGAGGTCACGTCGAGCGAGCCCTTGCGGATCACCTCGCGGGCCTTGCGGGCCGCCTCGCGCGCCTTCGCGGCGACGACCGCCTTCTCGATGATCTTCTTCGCGCTCTGGGGGTTCTCTTCGAAGTACTGCCCGAGCTTGTCGCTGACGGCGGCCTCGACGATGCCCTTGACCTCGCTCGACACGAGCTTGGATTTCGTCTGCGAGTCGAACGACGGGTCCGGGTGCTTGATGCTGAGCACGCACGTCAGGCCCTCACGCGCGTCCTCGCCCTGCAGGCCCTGCTTCAGCTCCTTGAAGAGGTTGTGCGCGCTCCCGTAGTTGTTGATGGTCTTCGTGAGCGCGGCGCGGAGCCCGGTGAGGTGGGTGCCGCCGTCCTTGTTGTGGACGTTGTTCGTGTAACAGAAGATGGCTTCCGTATAGGAGCCGTTCCACTGCAGCGCGACCTCCACGCCGACCGGCGGAGCCGCGGAGCTGCCGCGGCCGTTCGCGCCGTCGCCTGTGGCGCCGGCCTCATGCTGCGACACGAAGCTGATCACGTCGTCGTGAATCGGCTCCTTGGTCTTGTTGAGGAGCGACACGAACTCGGAGATGCCCCCCTTGTACTCGTAGACTTCCGTTCTCCCGTCGGGGCGCTGGTCGTGGAGGTGGATGATGAGCCCGGCGTTCAGAAACGCGAGCTCGCGCAGGCGGCTCGCCAGGATGTCGAAGCTGAACTCGACTGTGCTGAAGACGAGCGGATCGGGCTTGAAGGTGAGCTTCGTCCCCGTCTTGTCCGTCACGCCGATCCCCTTGAGCGGCGCCTTCGGCACGCCCCGGGCGTACTCCTGAAACCAGAGCTTTCCTTCCCGCTTGATCTCGAGCTTCAGCCACTCGGAGACGGCGTTCACGGCGCTCACGCCGACGCCGTGCAAGCCCGCAGAGACCTTGTAGCTGGAGTTGTCGAACTTGCCGCCGGCGTGGAGGACGGTCATGACGACCTCTGCCGCGCTCACGCCCTTGGCGTGCATCCCGACCGGGATCCCGCGGCCGTTGTCCTCGATCGACACCGAGCCGTCGAAGTGGACGGTGACCCTGATCTCCGTGCAGGCGCCGGCGAGGTGCTCGTCGACCGCGTTGTCGATGGCTTCCCAGACCAGGTGGTGGAGCCCCGATCCGTCGTGCACATCGCCGATGTACATGCCGGGTCGCTTTCGCACCGCTTCAAGGCCTTCGAGCGCCGTGATGCTGTGGGCGTCATACGACGCCTTGGTGAGGTCGGTCGGCTGGCTCAGGGTGGGTTCCGTCATCTCGGTCCTGGTGGCGCGCCCGCCGCCTCTCACCGGGGGCGCAGAGCGGCGGAGGCCGCTCGGATTGCCGGAGTTCTTGCAGTGGAGGGGCCGGCTCGATGGCAGCTCGTCTGGTGAGACCCGGGCGCCGCGGCCGCGGCGCCGGATCGATTCCGGGGCCATGAGCGTTCACGCGCGGACCGCTCGTCGATGCCCCGTAAAGACTGCGGAAATGTAGCCGAAATCAGGGGCTCGGGCAAGCGTTTCGCCGGGTCCGGAAGCCTCGTAACACCGTATTTTCGGTGCCCATCGCGGGCGCGTCCGGAGCATCCCAACTCGCGCGCTCCGGGGCCGGGATCAACGCGTTTGACGGCGGTCGCGGCGCGGTCGGCTGACGTTCGTCGCGCGCGCCGGGCGCCGCGCGCCGCGTGCGTCCGGCAGCCCGGCGGCAGCCCGGCGCGCCCGCGACGAACGAACGTCAGCCGACCGCGCCGCCTTCGACGTGAAAATCGCGCCGCTCCGAGGAAGGTACGCCCGGCGTGACGATGAGATCGCGCCGCGTGGTCGTCAGGAATACCTGTCCGCGCGCCATTCCGAGGAACATGAACAGCGCCGCGGTCCGGTCGGGATCGAGCTCGCTCGACACGTCGTCGAGCAGGAGGATCGGTTCTACGCCCCGGACGGAAGCAATCGCAGCGGTCTCGGCTGCTTTGAGCGCGAGCGTGAGGGCCCTGTGCTGGCCCTGCGAGGCGACAACGCGGGCGGGGTGGCCGTCGAGCTCGAGCACCAGGTCGTCGCGGTGGGGACCGAAGCCCGCGCTCGGCCGGTGCGCGTCGCGGCGGCGCTGCTCGCGCAGCGCCTCGCGCGCCTGCTCGGCGGCGCCGCTGCCGCCCGGCGCGTACCGCGCGGCCAGCGTCAGGTTGGGCGCGGCGATGCGGGCGAAGGCGTTCGTGAGCTCCGGCGCCAGCGCCTGGACGGCCGCCTCGCGGGCGCGGGTCAGCGCCGCGCCGTGGAGGGCGCAGAGCGCCTCGAACGCGTCGAGCTCGGGGCTCGCCTGGGCCTGCGCTCCCCCGCCGCGGTGGAGCAGCTCGTGGCGCGCGCGGAGCGCCTGCGCGTAGCGGGCCCGGTGGTCGGCGCTCTGCGGGTCCATGAAGAGCGCCAGGCGATCGAGCAGCGTGCGCCGCGCGCTCGCGGGCCCGGTGGACAGCGCGAGCTCCTCCGCGTGGAAGGCGACGACCGGCGATCGCGTCGCGAAGCTCGCCAGGCTCGGAGGCCGGTTGCCGTCGATCCGCACGACGCACCGCTTGTGCTCCACGGCGGCGGTCTGCTCGCGCGCGAGCGGCTGCAGCGCGTCCCGTCGCTCGACGAAGCGCGCGCGCGCGCTTGCGATGGGGGCGCCGTGGCGGACCAGCTCGGCCAGCCGGTGGGTGCGGAAGCTCCTCGAGGTCGCGGCGAAGTAGATCGCCTCGAGCAGGCTCGTCTTTCCCTGCCCGTTGTTGCCCGCGATCACGTTGATGCGCGGCGCTGGCTCGACATCGACGCGACCGAGGTTCCGGAACTCGCGGATGTGGAGCCGCTCGAGGAGGAGGCTCGGGGAGCGCCCCTCGGGCTCGTCGGAGGGCGCGCTCAAATCCGCATCGGCATGATGACGGCGACGTAGCTCTGCTGGTTCGACTCGCTGCCGGGCCGGATCACGGCGGGGTCGAGCTCGCCGGAGATGCCGAGGATGACCTCCTCGTCGTCGATCGAGGCGAGCACGTCGAGGAAGTACTTCGCGTTGAAGCCGATGGTGACCTCGGGTCCGCTGTAGTCGACGGCCACCTCGTCGAAGCCGGCGCCGGTGTCGGGGCTCTCGCTGGTGATGCGGAGCGTCCCCGGCGCGATCGACAGCTTGACGCCGCCGGTGCGGTCGTTGGCGGCGAGCGCGATGGCGCGGAGGGCCTCGGCGAACGCGACGCGGGGGGCGCGGACCGAGCGCTCGGTGACGGACGGGATGACCTGCTGGTAGGGCGGGAACTGCGCGTCGACGAGCTTCACCGAGAACTGCATCCCGGCGATGTTGAAGAAGGCGTTCGGCCCGCTCTGGGTGATGGCGACCATCGGGGTCTCCTTCTCGGCGCGCGCCTCTTCGGCGAGGCGGCGGAGCTCCGTGATCGCCTTGAGCGGGATGAGCATGGTGGCCGTCGCGGAGCTGCCCGACACGGTCGCCTCCATCTTGGAGAGCCGATGGCCGTCGGTGGTCACCATCCTGACGCGATCGCCGGCCCACTCGAACAGGGCGCTGTTCACGTGGGCGCGGGTCTCGTCGGTCGAGATCGAGAAGTGGGTCCGGGTGATCAGGAGCGCGAGCTGCTCGACGGGGAGCTCCAGCGAGGGCGCGTCCTGCGCCGGGGCAGGCAGCTGCGGGAACTCCGAGCCGGGGAGCCCGGGGAGCGTGTAGCGCCGGGGCGATCCCACGGCCTTGAGCGACGTGTGCGCGCCCTCGGTGGTGGTGATCTGGATCGGGCCATCGGGCATGGCCTTCACGCGCTCCAGCAGGTCCCTGGCGGGGACCGCGACGGTGCCGCCGGTCTTGATGTCCGCGTGGGTCTGGCCGGTGACGCCGAGGTACAGGTCGGTCGCGGCGACGCGGACCGCGTTGCCCTCGGCGGCCAGCAGGACGTTGGCGAGCGCGGGCATGGCGCTCTTCTTGTCCGCCACGCCTTGGCAGCGCGCGACGAGGCGAAGCAGATCTTTCTTGGGGATCACAAGGTCCATAGCCGACTCCGGAGCCGCTCCCTTTAGCAGGGTTATCGCCCGGGGGTGCGCCGGAAATGAGCGCTCGCGTGACCTTGCGCAACGCCTCTTTCTTCCATGAAATAGATAGATAAAGACATCGTCTTCGTCGTAGGCGCTGTGGAGGGCGGGGATAACTCAGAATGCGCAACGAATCCAATGAGTTAGAAGCGGACGCCCTGGGGTAAATGGACCGTCCTCAGGGGTAGGTGGACAGGGGAGAGCTGGCGGATGGCCGATCTCCCCCGTTTTGCCCCCAGGGTTGCCGGCGGGGTTATCCCCAAGGATCCCCCAGGGGGCGTGCGGGGTGATGTGGAACCGAGCGCTGCCCACGTGCTCTGCCCGATGCGCTGTGCAGTTCCGAGCGGCACCTGGATGGAGTATTTCAAATTGTACGGACTTGAGTTCGGTGCGGTGTATCCACTGCGGTAGCCACCACGATCTCGCGGTGGTCGTGTGTCCGGCGACCGGGCTGGTCGTCGCTCCGAGCGATGCGCCGCCCTCGCGCCCGGGCCCTCGCGCTGGCGTGGCTCCGTTGCAGCCGATTCCTCGGCCAGCAGCGCGTCCTCCGTCGAGGGTGGCGCCGCCGTTGCTGAGGTGGCCGGCGGGCGTGCAACCGAGCTCATCGGTGCGTGGCGCGCTGGCGCCGGGTCCAGAGCAGCGGGCGATCGCGCCGCGCGCTTCGTCGTCTCCCGCGGCGGGCTCGCGGACGCCGGCGTGGCCGAGGAACCCCGGCGTGAGCCCGACCTCTTCCGGGCGCTCGCTGCTCGGCCACGTGATCGGCGACAAGTACGCGGTCACCGCCATCATCGGGGAGGGGGGGATGGGCGCTGTGTACGAGGCGGAGCACCTCCAGATCGGGCGGCTGGTCGCCGTCAAGGTGATGCATCCGCGGGAGACCCAGAAGCGCGAGGCCATCTCGAGGCTGGAGCACGAGGCTCGTGTCGCCGGACGGATCGGTCATCCCAACATCTGTGAAGTGTACGACATGGGGTGGCTCCCTGACGGCAGCCCCTACCTCGTGATGGAGCGCCTCCATGGGGAGACGCTGGCGCAGCGGATCGAGCGCTGCGGTGTCGTTCCGCCGAACGAGCTCGTCGACATCATGCTTCAGGTGCTCTCGGCGCTGGTCACGGCGCATGATCGGGGGGTCGTCCACCGTGATCTGAAGCCAGAGAACATCTTCCTCTCGGAGCGCGCCGGCATGTTGCCGGTGGCCAAGCTGCTCGATTTCGGCATCTCCCAGGCCCCAGGCGTGGATGGGGTGATGATGGATCTGACCCGCACCGGCATGGTGATGGGCACGCCGTATTACATGGCGCCCGAACAGGCACGGGGCGACGCGGAGCTTGACCGCCGGCTCGATCTGTGGGCTGCGGGCGTGATCCTGTACGAGGCGCTGACAGGCCAGCGCCCGTTCGTGGCCCGCAACTACAACGCATTGCTCGTCCAGATCCTCACGCTGTGGCACCGGCCGATGACGGAGCTCGATCCGACGATTCCGCCCGGCCTCTCTCGCCTCGTGGATCGCGCCCTGGCGAAGGCGCGGGATGAACGATTCCAGAGCGCGCGGGAGTTCCTGGAAGCGCTGC comes from the Sorangium aterium genome and includes:
- a CDS encoding serine/threonine-protein kinase encodes the protein MSPTSSGRSLLGHVIGDKYAVTAIIGEGGMGAVYEAEHLQIGRLVAVKVMHPRETQKREAISRLEHEARVAGRIGHPNICEVYDMGWLPDGSPYLVMERLHGETLAQRIERCGVVPPNELVDIMLQVLSALVTAHDRGVVHRDLKPENIFLSERAGMLPVAKLLDFGISQAPGVDGVMMDLTRTGMVMGTPYYMAPEQARGDAELDRRLDLWAAGVILYEALTGQRPFVARNYNALLVQILTLWHRPMTELDPTIPPGLSRLVDRALAKARDERFQSAREFLEALRRFKNQVPVSQKRQVAERVAVRDVVGEQSDDGTMMFARLGEGEQGSDPGRVVVAGDRGVEAAARKEPQTADCSTGLQVPHGARSLRSSDGSAVRRPSEPVAETGDGQSREDESEDRPTIPSLSPLEAEAELSDDSEATVVDPPAFPEDITTVVQGEGRARGGDKS
- the dnaN gene encoding DNA polymerase III subunit beta, encoding MDLVIPKKDLLRLVARCQGVADKKSAMPALANVLLAAEGNAVRVAATDLYLGVTGQTHADIKTGGTVAVPARDLLERVKAMPDGPIQITTTEGAHTSLKAVGSPRRYTLPGLPGSEFPQLPAPAQDAPSLELPVEQLALLITRTHFSISTDETRAHVNSALFEWAGDRVRMVTTDGHRLSKMEATVSGSSATATMLIPLKAITELRRLAEEARAEKETPMVAITQSGPNAFFNIAGMQFSVKLVDAQFPPYQQVIPSVTERSVRAPRVAFAEALRAIALAANDRTGGVKLSIAPGTLRITSESPDTGAGFDEVAVDYSGPEVTIGFNAKYFLDVLASIDDEEVILGISGELDPAVIRPGSESNQQSYVAVIMPMRI
- the recF gene encoding DNA replication/repair protein RecF (All proteins in this family for which functions are known are DNA-binding proteins that assist the filamentation of RecA onto DNA for the initiation of recombination or recombinational repair.) translates to MSAPSDEPEGRSPSLLLERLHIREFRNLGRVDVEPAPRINVIAGNNGQGKTSLLEAIYFAATSRSFRTHRLAELVRHGAPIASARARFVERRDALQPLAREQTAAVEHKRCVVRIDGNRPPSLASFATRSPVVAFHAEELALSTGPASARRTLLDRLALFMDPQSADHRARYAQALRARHELLHRGGGAQAQASPELDAFEALCALHGAALTRAREAAVQALAPELTNAFARIAAPNLTLAARYAPGGSGAAEQAREALREQRRRDAHRPSAGFGPHRDDLVLELDGHPARVVASQGQHRALTLALKAAETAAIASVRGVEPILLLDDVSSELDPDRTAALFMFLGMARGQVFLTTTRRDLIVTPGVPSSERRDFHVEGGAVG
- the gyrB gene encoding DNA topoisomerase (ATP-hydrolyzing) subunit B — encoded protein: MTEPTLSQPTDLTKASYDAHSITALEGLEAVRKRPGMYIGDVHDGSGLHHLVWEAIDNAVDEHLAGACTEIRVTVHFDGSVSIEDNGRGIPVGMHAKGVSAAEVVMTVLHAGGKFDNSSYKVSAGLHGVGVSAVNAVSEWLKLEIKREGKLWFQEYARGVPKAPLKGIGVTDKTGTKLTFKPDPLVFSTVEFSFDILASRLRELAFLNAGLIIHLHDQRPDGRTEVYEYKGGISEFVSLLNKTKEPIHDDVISFVSQHEAGATGDGANGRGSSAAPPVGVEVALQWNGSYTEAIFCYTNNVHNKDGGTHLTGLRAALTKTINNYGSAHNLFKELKQGLQGEDAREGLTCVLSIKHPDPSFDSQTKSKLVSSEVKGIVEAAVSDKLGQYFEENPQSAKKIIEKAVVAAKAREAARKAREVIRKGSLDVTSLSGKLADCQSKDPEKSEIYIVEGESAGGSAKMGRDRHFQAILPLKGKILNVERARLDRMLSSAEVGTLITALGCGINDAGGFEIDKLRYQKIILMTDADVDGSHIRTLLLTFFFRQMPEIMEKGYLFIAQPPLYRVRKGKRDLYLKDQGALDEFLVGNAVDGLEIVASGAQTGIAGQPLYRLAQRLKRFRAVLSNIDKRCDARIVAALLRSSGLGRDDLRETKKVAAAADELRAYLKQRYPDLFPLTLSTPRDTEHGTSRIEVVPRPGASARKSVIDWDLVNSPEYQEAWSIEQDLRSIGAPPYRARTSSGEETLENGESLVEYIEERGKKGISISRYKGLGEMNADELWETTMNPDARTLLQVRIDDAVKTDELFTILMGDQVEPRRNFIEQNALNVKNLDI